One window of Ailuropoda melanoleuca isolate Jingjing chromosome 3, ASM200744v2, whole genome shotgun sequence genomic DNA carries:
- the FBXL7 gene encoding F-box/LRR-repeat protein 7 isoform X1, translating into MGANNGKQYGSEGKGSSSISSDVSSSTDHTPTQAQKNVATSEDSDLSMRTLSTPSPALICPPNLPGFQNGRGSSTSSSSVTGETVAMVHSPPPTRLTHPLIRLASRPQKEQASIERLPDQCMVQIFSFLPTNQLCRCARVCRRWYNLAWDPRLWRTIRLTGETIHVDRALKVLTRRLCQDTPNVCLMLETVTVSGCRRLTDRGLYTIAQCCPELRRLEVSGCYNISNEAVFDVVSLCPNLEHLDVSGCSKVTCISLTREASIKLSPLHGKQISIRYLDMTDCFVLEDEGLHTIAAHCTQLTHLYLRRCVRLTDEGLRYLMIYCTSIKELSVSDCRFVSDFGLREIAKLEARLRYLSIAHCGRVTDVGIRYVAKYCSKLRYLNARGCEGITDHGVEYLAKNCTKLKSLDIGKCPLVSDTGLECLALNCFNLKRLSLKSCESITGQGLQIVAANCFDLQMLNVQDCEVSVEALRFVKRHCKRCVIEHTNPAFF; encoded by the exons ACTCCGACCTGAGCATGCGCACACTGAGCACGCCCAGCCCCGCGCTGATATGTCCCCCGAACCTGCCCGGATTTCAGAATGGAAGGGGCTCGTCCACCTCCTCGTCCTCCGTCACCGGGGAGACGGTGGCCATGGTCCACTCCCCGCCCCCGACCCGCCTCACCCACCCGCTCATCCGGCTCGCCTCCAGACCGCAGAAGGAGCAGGCCAGCATCGAGCGCCTGCCGGACCAGTGCATGGTGCAGATCTTCTCCTTCCTGCCCACCAACCAGCTGTGCCGCTGCGCGCGCGTGTGCCGCCGCTGGTACAACCTGGCCTGGGACCCGCGGCTCTGGAGGACTATCCGCCTGACGGGCGAGACCATCCACGTGGACCGCGCCCTCAAGGTGCTGACCCGCAGACTCTGCCAGGACACACCCAACGTGTGTCTCATGCTGGAAACCGTCACTGTCAGTGGCTGCAGGCGGCTCACGGACCGAGGGCTTTACACCATTGCCCAGTGCTGCCCCGAACTGCGGCGACTGGAGGTCTCGGGCTGTTACAATATCTCCAACGAGGCGGTCTTCGACGTGgtgtccctctgccccaacctGGAGCACCTGGACGTGTCAG GGTGCTCCAAAGTGACCTGCATCAGCTTGACCCGGGAGGCCTCCATTAAACTGTCCCCCTTGCATGGCAAACAGATTTCCATCCGCTACCTGGACATGACGGACTGCTTCGTGCTGGAGGACGAAGGGCTGCACACGATCGCGGCGCACTGCACGCAGCTGACCCACCTGTACCTGCGCCGCTGCGTGCGCCTCACCGACGAGGGCCTGCGCTACCTGATGATCTACTGCACGTCCATCAAGGAGCTGAGCGTCAGCGACTGCCGCTTCGTCAGCGACTTCGGCCTGCGGGAGATCGCCAAGCTGGAGGCGCGCCTGCGGTACCTCAGCATCGCGCACTGCGGCCGGGTCACCGACGTGGGCATCCGCTACGTGGCCAAGTACTGCAGCAAGCTGCGCTACCTCAACGCGAGGGGCTGCGAGGGCATCACGGACCACGGCGTGGAGTACCTCGCCAAGAACTGCACCAAACTCAAGTCCCTGGACATCGGCAAGTGCCCGCTCGTCTCCGACACGGGCCTCGAGTGCCTGGCCCTGAACTGCTTCAACCTTAAGCGGCTCAGCCTCAAGTCCTGCGAGAGCATCACGGGCCAGGGCCTGCAGATCGTGGCGGCCAACTGCTTCGACCTCCAGATGCTCAACGTGCAGGACTGCGAGGTGTCCGTGGAGGCCCTGCGGTTCGTGAAGCGCCACTGCAAGCGCTGCGTCATCGAGCACACCAACCCCGCCTTCTTCTGA
- the FBXL7 gene encoding F-box/LRR-repeat protein 7 isoform X2 → MRTLSTPSPALICPPNLPGFQNGRGSSTSSSSVTGETVAMVHSPPPTRLTHPLIRLASRPQKEQASIERLPDQCMVQIFSFLPTNQLCRCARVCRRWYNLAWDPRLWRTIRLTGETIHVDRALKVLTRRLCQDTPNVCLMLETVTVSGCRRLTDRGLYTIAQCCPELRRLEVSGCYNISNEAVFDVVSLCPNLEHLDVSGCSKVTCISLTREASIKLSPLHGKQISIRYLDMTDCFVLEDEGLHTIAAHCTQLTHLYLRRCVRLTDEGLRYLMIYCTSIKELSVSDCRFVSDFGLREIAKLEARLRYLSIAHCGRVTDVGIRYVAKYCSKLRYLNARGCEGITDHGVEYLAKNCTKLKSLDIGKCPLVSDTGLECLALNCFNLKRLSLKSCESITGQGLQIVAANCFDLQMLNVQDCEVSVEALRFVKRHCKRCVIEHTNPAFF, encoded by the exons ATGCGCACACTGAGCACGCCCAGCCCCGCGCTGATATGTCCCCCGAACCTGCCCGGATTTCAGAATGGAAGGGGCTCGTCCACCTCCTCGTCCTCCGTCACCGGGGAGACGGTGGCCATGGTCCACTCCCCGCCCCCGACCCGCCTCACCCACCCGCTCATCCGGCTCGCCTCCAGACCGCAGAAGGAGCAGGCCAGCATCGAGCGCCTGCCGGACCAGTGCATGGTGCAGATCTTCTCCTTCCTGCCCACCAACCAGCTGTGCCGCTGCGCGCGCGTGTGCCGCCGCTGGTACAACCTGGCCTGGGACCCGCGGCTCTGGAGGACTATCCGCCTGACGGGCGAGACCATCCACGTGGACCGCGCCCTCAAGGTGCTGACCCGCAGACTCTGCCAGGACACACCCAACGTGTGTCTCATGCTGGAAACCGTCACTGTCAGTGGCTGCAGGCGGCTCACGGACCGAGGGCTTTACACCATTGCCCAGTGCTGCCCCGAACTGCGGCGACTGGAGGTCTCGGGCTGTTACAATATCTCCAACGAGGCGGTCTTCGACGTGgtgtccctctgccccaacctGGAGCACCTGGACGTGTCAG GGTGCTCCAAAGTGACCTGCATCAGCTTGACCCGGGAGGCCTCCATTAAACTGTCCCCCTTGCATGGCAAACAGATTTCCATCCGCTACCTGGACATGACGGACTGCTTCGTGCTGGAGGACGAAGGGCTGCACACGATCGCGGCGCACTGCACGCAGCTGACCCACCTGTACCTGCGCCGCTGCGTGCGCCTCACCGACGAGGGCCTGCGCTACCTGATGATCTACTGCACGTCCATCAAGGAGCTGAGCGTCAGCGACTGCCGCTTCGTCAGCGACTTCGGCCTGCGGGAGATCGCCAAGCTGGAGGCGCGCCTGCGGTACCTCAGCATCGCGCACTGCGGCCGGGTCACCGACGTGGGCATCCGCTACGTGGCCAAGTACTGCAGCAAGCTGCGCTACCTCAACGCGAGGGGCTGCGAGGGCATCACGGACCACGGCGTGGAGTACCTCGCCAAGAACTGCACCAAACTCAAGTCCCTGGACATCGGCAAGTGCCCGCTCGTCTCCGACACGGGCCTCGAGTGCCTGGCCCTGAACTGCTTCAACCTTAAGCGGCTCAGCCTCAAGTCCTGCGAGAGCATCACGGGCCAGGGCCTGCAGATCGTGGCGGCCAACTGCTTCGACCTCCAGATGCTCAACGTGCAGGACTGCGAGGTGTCCGTGGAGGCCCTGCGGTTCGTGAAGCGCCACTGCAAGCGCTGCGTCATCGAGCACACCAACCCCGCCTTCTTCTGA